GACGCCGTTAGGTGAAGGTAAATCCACAACGACAGTGGGCCTTGGTCAGGCTATGAAGCATATCAACAAACGGGCCCTGGTCACGCTGCGTCAGCCCAGTATGGGACCAACATTTGGTATTAAGGGCGGTGCGGCTGGTGGGGGGTATGCCCAGGTTGTGCCGATGGATGTCTTTAACTTGCATCTCACCGGGGATATTCATGCTGTGGCGGCGGCCAATAATCTGCTCGCGGCAATGATTGATAACAAGCTGATGCGGGGGAACCCACTCAATATCGACCCGGATACGATCACATGGCGGCGCGTCGTCGATATGAATGACCGGGTGCTGCGACAGATCGTCATTGGCCTGGGTGGCAAAGAAAATGGCATCCCGCGTGAAACAGGCTTCGATATTGCTGTTGCGAGCGAAGTCATGGCGATTCTGGCACTCTCAACATCCCTACAGGATTTGCGCGAGCGCCTGGGGCGCATCGTCATCGGTTATACTCATGACCGCGAACCTGTGACAGCGGACCAGATCGGCGCGGCTGGCGCGATGACCGTGTTGATGCAAGAAGCGCTTCGTCCGACGCTCATGCAAACGCTGGAAAATACGCCTGTACTGGTCCACGCTGGGCCTTTCGCCAATATCGCTCACGGTAACAGCAGCATTCTGGCTGATATGATCGGTAGCCGCTGTGCGGACTACCTCATCACAGAATCCGGCTTTGGCGCGGATATTGGCGCTGAGAAGTTCTTTAACATTAAGTGTCGCTATAGTGGGCTGAAGCCGGACGCTGCCGTACTGGTGGTGACAATCCGCGCGCTGAAGCTGCACAGCGGCAATTACCGCGTTCGGCCTGGGCGGCCAATCCCCCCGGAGATGCTGGAAGAAAATCTGGCTGATGTGGAGGCAGGGGCTGTCAATATGGTGCGGCATATCCAGACGATGCGCAAACATGGCGTTACGCCTGTGGTTGCGATTAATCGCTTTGAAGCGGATACGGATGCGGAGATCGCGCTTGTTAAACGCATTGCGGAAGAAAACGGTGCTTATGGCGCGGTTGAGGCGCGACACTTTGCAGAAGGTGGGGTCGGGGCTGTTGAACTAGCTGAAATGGTCGTGGCGGCCTGTGATGAAGAGAGTGAATTCCGCTTTTTATATGACCTTGACCAGCCATTAACGACGAAAATCGAGACGATCGCCCGTGAAGTCTATGGC
The Phototrophicus methaneseepsis DNA segment above includes these coding regions:
- a CDS encoding formate--tetrahydrofolate ligase — translated: MQTDLEIAKQASLKPLSEVADQLGLTPDDYDYYGSPYVAKLRLDVLDRLQGRPAAKYIDISAMTPTPLGEGKSTTTVGLGQAMKHINKRALVTLRQPSMGPTFGIKGGAAGGGYAQVVPMDVFNLHLTGDIHAVAAANNLLAAMIDNKLMRGNPLNIDPDTITWRRVVDMNDRVLRQIVIGLGGKENGIPRETGFDIAVASEVMAILALSTSLQDLRERLGRIVIGYTHDREPVTADQIGAAGAMTVLMQEALRPTLMQTLENTPVLVHAGPFANIAHGNSSILADMIGSRCADYLITESGFGADIGAEKFFNIKCRYSGLKPDAAVLVVTIRALKLHSGNYRVRPGRPIPPEMLEENLADVEAGAVNMVRHIQTMRKHGVTPVVAINRFEADTDAEIALVKRIAEENGAYGAVEARHFAEGGVGAVELAEMVVAACDEESEFRFLYDLDQPLTTKIETIAREVYGAADVSYEPLAESQLKRYERSGFGHLPICMAKTHLSLSHDPSLKGAPSGFTLPIREVRASVGAGFIYPIVGSMSTMPGLAAHPAAEQIDIDENGEIVGLF